A window of Corallococcus macrosporus DSM 14697 contains these coding sequences:
- a CDS encoding serine/threonine protein kinase, which translates to MTPYDTSPPPEPVPGDDVGGYRLKGLAGQGGFGKVYLAERGGHRYALKLLPLAGAGLGAWGERELLMLTKVRHPNVVRLLGHWQWPDRAPRFLVIIMEYVDGQRLDVWAATENPSAHAVLRRVLGVARALRALHQHRALHRDVKEANILVRGTDGEAVLVDLGVGSHEDMSRVTGGSLPPGTRAYLSPEAWRFHLEHREQPDAHYRSTPADDIYALGVVLYWLLTDRRPFPLRVAGDEAAVITQRPEPPRVRNGRVPEELSTLCLRMLEKQPGLRPDAAPLVTCVEELLTRDGPDWHVPLCEAFDAHNLTTRPGPGADEEALWFNEVREELPPRRGQRPWLEPSPWSPVTAPPAPNGEARLQPLGRELARPHPAGFPTAGRTAWRWTWVVMMVVLGAAFLLTNREALTPGVNGPTPGLARKVAPDGQPLESSGAAAPPGAVHTPAAIALPARTPKEPAPVTTQNHAGAPQPPAPPAPARGNTGRVLKAAAAACTLLGCPGPQVRATPSPEPCPPGAVETMAALGIDVGDKEAWSFGGGNRYLTVREGWTSVRIVGRDFGDIPNGSVASGRLLFGDRVYGRLTQVKMEGTGRTVPVCFELLTSGSERGLGMEPGDSPDTARVFSVGFLRAVSHFE; encoded by the coding sequence ATGACCCCGTATGACACCTCGCCCCCTCCGGAGCCCGTACCTGGCGACGACGTGGGTGGATACCGCCTGAAGGGACTGGCCGGCCAGGGCGGCTTCGGCAAGGTCTACCTCGCGGAGCGCGGAGGGCACCGGTATGCGCTGAAGCTGCTGCCGCTCGCGGGCGCTGGGTTGGGCGCCTGGGGCGAGCGCGAGCTGCTCATGCTGACCAAGGTGCGCCACCCCAACGTCGTGCGCCTGCTGGGCCACTGGCAGTGGCCGGACCGCGCCCCCCGCTTCCTGGTCATCATCATGGAGTACGTGGACGGCCAGCGGCTGGACGTCTGGGCCGCCACGGAGAACCCGTCCGCGCACGCGGTGCTGCGCCGGGTGCTGGGCGTGGCCCGAGCCCTGCGCGCGCTCCATCAACACCGCGCGCTTCACCGGGACGTGAAGGAGGCCAACATCCTCGTGCGGGGGACAGACGGCGAGGCGGTGTTGGTGGACCTGGGGGTGGGGAGCCACGAAGACATGTCGCGCGTCACCGGCGGTTCGCTGCCTCCGGGCACGCGCGCCTATCTGAGCCCGGAGGCCTGGCGCTTTCACCTGGAGCACCGCGAGCAGCCCGACGCGCACTACCGCTCCACGCCCGCCGATGACATCTATGCCCTGGGCGTGGTGCTCTACTGGCTCCTGACGGACCGGAGGCCCTTCCCCCTGCGTGTGGCGGGGGATGAAGCCGCGGTCATCACCCAGCGCCCCGAGCCGCCACGCGTCCGCAATGGCCGTGTGCCCGAGGAGTTGAGCACGCTGTGTCTGCGCATGCTGGAGAAGCAGCCCGGGCTCCGGCCCGATGCGGCGCCCCTGGTGACCTGCGTGGAGGAGCTGCTCACGCGGGACGGACCGGACTGGCATGTCCCCCTTTGCGAGGCGTTTGACGCGCACAACCTCACCACCCGGCCGGGGCCTGGCGCGGATGAGGAGGCGCTGTGGTTCAACGAGGTACGCGAGGAGCTGCCGCCGCGCCGGGGACAGCGGCCCTGGCTGGAGCCCTCGCCGTGGAGCCCAGTCACCGCCCCACCCGCTCCGAATGGAGAGGCCCGTCTTCAGCCACTTGGGCGCGAACTGGCACGGCCCCATCCGGCGGGCTTCCCTACCGCCGGCCGGACGGCATGGCGGTGGACCTGGGTCGTCATGATGGTCGTGCTCGGCGCGGCGTTCCTCCTGACGAACAGGGAGGCGCTGACGCCCGGAGTGAACGGACCCACCCCTGGACTCGCCCGGAAAGTGGCGCCAGACGGACAGCCGCTAGAAAGTAGTGGAGCCGCGGCGCCGCCCGGTGCGGTCCACACTCCCGCGGCCATCGCCCTCCCGGCGAGGACTCCAAAGGAACCGGCACCCGTGACGACACAGAATCATGCTGGCGCGCCCCAGCCGCCCGCGCCCCCCGCCCCGGCGCGAGGCAACACGGGCAGGGTGCTCAAGGCGGCCGCGGCGGCCTGCACGTTGCTGGGCTGCCCGGGGCCACAGGTGCGCGCGACTCCCTCCCCCGAACCGTGTCCCCCGGGCGCCGTCGAGACGATGGCGGCGCTCGGCATCGACGTGGGAGATAAGGAGGCCTGGAGCTTCGGTGGTGGCAATCGTTACCTCACCGTGCGCGAGGGCTGGACGTCGGTCCGCATCGTTGGGAGGGACTTCGGAGACATCCCGAATGGCTCCGTGGCCTCCGGACGGCTCCTCTTCGGAGACCGCGTCTATGGGCGCCTCACCCAGGTCAAGATGGAGGGCACGGGCCGGACGGTGCCTGTCTGCTTCGAGCTGCTGACCTCCGGCAGTGAACGCGGGCTGGGCATGGAACCGGGCGACAGCCCCGACACTGCCCGGGTCTTCTCCGTGGGCTTTCTGCGCGCGGTGAGCCACTTCGAATAG
- a CDS encoding helix-turn-helix domain-containing protein: MNEKLASTIGKAARVARERLGLTQVEVAGRMDLSPIVYNRLERGRMLPSVSTLVRLCETLEVSPEVLLGHGAPAGRARARAPVRDEEPASLHQLTGLARKLDEDQRQALLLLAKLLLR, translated from the coding sequence ATGAATGAGAAGCTCGCCTCCACCATCGGAAAAGCCGCGCGCGTCGCGCGAGAGCGCCTGGGGCTCACCCAGGTCGAGGTGGCGGGTCGCATGGACTTGTCGCCCATTGTCTACAACCGGCTGGAGCGCGGGCGGATGCTGCCCAGCGTGTCCACCCTGGTCCGCCTCTGTGAGACCCTGGAGGTGTCCCCAGAAGTGCTGCTCGGGCACGGCGCGCCCGCGGGCAGGGCACGGGCGCGCGCGCCCGTGCGCGACGAGGAGCCCGCTTCCCTGCACCAGTTGACGGGGCTGGCTCGGAAGCTGGATGAGGACCAGCGTCAGGCGCTCCTCCTCCTGGCGAAGCTCCTGCTGCGCTGA
- a CDS encoding protein kinase domain-containing protein, which yields MERGLEQLSLELARAGFSAGPIGFRFVRPLEARGNGAEVLLFERSLHDGPPGMVVVKRLRNPSSFLMRQRLKEEVLLALRLHHPAIAQVHHFRIIGRAPHAILEYVAGPSLDALITLAMMRGQPLPTAFVLYVAAEVADALQHAHTLTDASGRPLGIIHRDVSPRNIRVERATGQVKVTDFGAAYSKRVGREETPEKLLKGDLMYASPEYLLGAPMDARSDLYSLGLLLLEALTHHHLFNDGWEGATHTEPDLRADEPPDVPLPCLLAFMKRCTPENVERATAPLSPGLQALLRRMLAKPPSDRPSSADEVCLTLRARLQELAPGYDRRRAAEDMAQVIVEASAARVLGEPVEGGIYPVGLDMHELMPISTKDAR from the coding sequence ATGGAGCGCGGACTTGAGCAACTGAGCCTGGAGCTGGCGCGGGCTGGCTTCTCCGCCGGGCCCATCGGGTTCCGCTTCGTGCGCCCGCTGGAGGCGCGCGGCAACGGCGCGGAGGTGCTGCTCTTCGAGCGGAGCCTGCACGATGGCCCTCCAGGGATGGTCGTGGTCAAGCGCCTGCGCAACCCAAGCTCCTTCCTGATGCGGCAGCGCTTGAAGGAAGAGGTGCTGCTGGCGCTCCGGCTCCATCACCCCGCCATCGCCCAGGTCCACCACTTCCGGATCATCGGGCGGGCGCCTCACGCCATCCTCGAATACGTGGCGGGCCCGTCGCTCGACGCGCTCATCACATTGGCGATGATGCGAGGCCAGCCGCTGCCGACCGCCTTCGTGCTGTACGTCGCCGCGGAGGTCGCTGACGCGCTCCAGCATGCCCACACCCTCACGGACGCATCAGGGAGGCCCCTGGGTATCATCCACCGCGATGTGAGCCCCCGGAACATCCGGGTGGAGCGCGCCACGGGCCAGGTGAAGGTCACCGACTTCGGGGCCGCCTATTCGAAGCGGGTGGGCCGGGAGGAGACGCCCGAGAAACTCCTGAAGGGCGACCTCATGTACGCTTCTCCGGAGTACCTGCTCGGCGCGCCCATGGATGCCCGGTCCGACCTCTACTCCCTGGGCCTGTTGCTGCTCGAGGCGCTGACGCACCATCACCTCTTCAATGATGGGTGGGAGGGCGCGACGCACACCGAGCCAGACCTCCGCGCGGACGAGCCGCCCGACGTCCCACTCCCCTGCTTGCTCGCCTTCATGAAGCGCTGCACCCCGGAGAATGTGGAGCGCGCCACCGCGCCGCTGTCCCCGGGCCTCCAGGCGCTGCTGCGACGGATGCTCGCGAAGCCCCCTTCCGACCGGCCCTCCTCCGCGGACGAGGTCTGCCTGACCCTGCGAGCCCGGCTCCAGGAGCTGGCGCCTGGCTACGACAGACGGCGCGCCGCCGAGGACATGGCCCAGGTCATCGTCGAGGCCAGCGCGGCCCGTGTCCTGGGCGAGCCCGTGGAAGGCGGCATCTACCCTGTCGGGCTCGACATGCACGAGCTGATGCCCATATCGACGAAGGACGCCCGATAG
- a CDS encoding TetR/AcrR family transcriptional regulator: MNRASASPDRSGPVTPRGQKTRAKLLKAAESVFGEKGYERASIADITRKGGVALGTFYVYFPDKQSIFVEVVDELGTRLRRLIAESVADCEDRVDVERQGLRTFFQFVRQHPNLYRVVRQAEFVDEACYRRYYDRFARGYVSGLTRAMEAGEVRRMDPEALAYCLMGISDFLGMRWVLWEEDPGLERVLDTAMTLISHGLDPRASTGRNTVKSASAAKPKPKPKAKPKSPKKNTLRSARRPARGARS; this comes from the coding sequence ATGAATCGGGCTTCAGCTTCTCCAGACCGCTCCGGACCCGTCACGCCGCGAGGCCAGAAGACGCGTGCGAAGCTGTTGAAGGCCGCTGAGTCGGTCTTCGGTGAGAAGGGCTACGAGCGCGCCTCCATCGCGGACATCACGCGCAAGGGCGGCGTGGCGCTCGGGACGTTCTACGTCTACTTCCCCGACAAGCAGTCCATCTTCGTGGAGGTGGTGGACGAGCTGGGCACGCGCCTGCGCCGCCTCATCGCGGAGTCCGTGGCGGACTGCGAGGACCGCGTCGACGTGGAGCGGCAGGGCCTGCGCACCTTCTTCCAGTTCGTGCGGCAGCACCCCAACCTCTACCGCGTGGTGCGTCAGGCGGAGTTCGTGGACGAGGCCTGCTACCGCCGCTACTACGACCGCTTCGCCCGCGGCTACGTGAGCGGGCTCACCCGCGCCATGGAGGCCGGCGAGGTGCGGCGGATGGACCCGGAGGCGCTGGCCTACTGCCTCATGGGCATCAGCGACTTCCTCGGCATGCGCTGGGTCCTCTGGGAGGAGGACCCGGGGCTCGAGCGCGTCCTCGACACGGCGATGACGCTCATCTCCCACGGCCTGGACCCGCGCGCGTCCACGGGCCGCAACACCGTGAAGTCCGCCTCCGCTGCGAAGCCGAAGCCGAAGCCGAAGGCCAAACCGAAGTCCCCGAAGAAGAACACCCTGCGTTCCGCCCGCCGTCCGGCGCGCGGCGCCCGGAGCTGA
- a CDS encoding 3-oxoacyl-ACP synthase III family protein produces the protein MRYAQILSTGRYVPEKVLTNADVEKILGEKVDEWLQQNVGIRERHMMADDQATSDLCVGAARQALERAGTKPEELDLIIIATDTPDYLSPATASVVQAKLGAVNAGTYDLNCACAGWVTALDVGSKTIAADDSYQRILVVGAYGMSRYINWKDKKTATLFADGAGAVVLGAGDKPGFMGARLLANGEYHDALGVYTGGTNRPATAEALELTNGKPAVQFVRKFPATFNTERWPMLLDQLLKRQNLKLDDVKQFVFTQLNLRTIEATMKILGQPMEKAHYTMDKWGYTGSACIPMTLDDAVVQGKVRRGDLVALCASGGGLAMASALYRWTA, from the coding sequence ATGCGATACGCCCAGATTCTCTCCACTGGCCGCTACGTCCCCGAGAAGGTCCTCACCAACGCCGACGTCGAGAAGATTCTCGGTGAGAAGGTGGATGAGTGGCTCCAGCAGAACGTGGGCATTCGCGAGCGCCACATGATGGCGGATGACCAGGCCACCTCCGACCTCTGCGTGGGCGCGGCCCGCCAGGCGCTGGAGCGCGCGGGCACGAAGCCGGAGGAGCTGGACCTCATCATCATCGCCACCGACACCCCGGACTACCTCAGCCCCGCCACCGCCTCCGTGGTGCAGGCCAAGCTGGGGGCGGTGAACGCCGGCACCTATGACCTCAACTGTGCGTGCGCGGGCTGGGTGACGGCGCTGGACGTGGGCTCCAAGACGATCGCCGCGGATGACAGCTACCAGCGCATCCTCGTGGTGGGCGCCTACGGCATGTCCCGCTACATCAACTGGAAGGACAAGAAGACGGCCACCCTGTTCGCGGACGGCGCGGGCGCGGTGGTGCTGGGCGCGGGCGACAAGCCCGGCTTCATGGGCGCCAGGCTGCTGGCCAACGGCGAGTACCACGACGCGCTCGGCGTCTACACCGGCGGCACGAACCGCCCGGCCACGGCGGAGGCGCTGGAACTCACCAACGGCAAGCCGGCGGTGCAGTTCGTCCGCAAGTTCCCCGCCACCTTCAACACCGAGCGCTGGCCCATGCTGCTGGACCAGCTCCTCAAGCGGCAGAACCTGAAGCTGGACGACGTGAAGCAGTTCGTCTTCACCCAGCTCAACCTGCGCACCATCGAAGCCACCATGAAAATCCTGGGCCAGCCGATGGAGAAGGCCCACTACACCATGGACAAGTGGGGCTACACGGGCTCGGCCTGCATCCCCATGACGCTGGATGACGCGGTGGTGCAGGGCAAGGTGCGCCGCGGTGACCTGGTGGCCCTGTGTGCCAGCGGCGGCGGGCTCGCCATGGCCTCCGCCCTCTACCGCTGGACGGCCTGA
- a CDS encoding acyl-CoA synthetase has protein sequence MFIGDWMGRGALYWPDSVAVVDPSRGDAGRFTYRAMNARATALGGWLRDVAGVKKGDRVGIVAHNGVEYLDALFACAKLGAVFVPFNWRLHAAELADLVRAIRPGVLLFGDDFRDTVADVRERLGGGPRLVALESQGLPGADAYDVALAHVPGAPVTQDAVSEEDILCLIFTGGTTGRSKGARVSYRMVAWNTLNTLVHEVRPGDVTVTHTPMFHTGGLLVYTLPLLTVGGTVVIMRRWEPEALLDLIPREKVTLFFAVPTQYQQLLESPRFKTTDFSSVRFMTSGGAALPVPLIQAWQAVHPVPFKQGFGMTEFGPGLFSMGPEYAVSKAGSIGRPNYFIAAKLVDDDGREVPTGEVGELLLKGPSMCSGYFEDEAATREAIDADGWLHTGDLARVDADGFFTIAGRKKDMFISGGENIYPLELEAALYEHPDVAQCAVVGMPDAKWGEVGRAFVVLKPDGKVSAEALLEHLRGRVARFKVPKRVELMERLPVSAAGKILKRELREAAVASDRDKPRH, from the coding sequence ATGTTCATCGGTGACTGGATGGGCCGTGGCGCCCTGTACTGGCCCGACAGTGTCGCGGTGGTGGACCCGTCCCGTGGTGACGCGGGCCGCTTCACCTACCGCGCGATGAACGCGCGCGCCACCGCGCTGGGCGGCTGGCTGCGCGACGTGGCCGGCGTGAAGAAGGGGGACCGGGTGGGCATCGTGGCCCACAACGGCGTGGAGTACCTGGACGCGCTCTTCGCCTGCGCGAAGCTTGGCGCCGTCTTCGTCCCCTTCAACTGGCGCCTGCACGCCGCGGAGCTGGCGGACCTGGTGCGCGCCATCCGCCCCGGCGTGCTCCTCTTCGGCGACGACTTCCGCGACACCGTGGCGGACGTCCGCGAGCGCCTGGGCGGCGGCCCCCGCCTGGTGGCCCTGGAGTCCCAGGGGCTGCCGGGCGCGGACGCGTATGACGTGGCGCTGGCGCACGTGCCGGGCGCGCCGGTGACGCAGGACGCGGTGTCCGAGGAGGACATCCTCTGCCTCATCTTCACCGGCGGCACGACGGGGCGCTCCAAGGGCGCGCGCGTCAGCTACCGCATGGTGGCGTGGAACACGCTCAACACGCTGGTCCACGAGGTGCGGCCCGGCGACGTCACGGTGACGCACACGCCCATGTTCCACACGGGCGGGCTGCTCGTGTACACGCTGCCGCTGCTCACCGTGGGCGGCACCGTCGTCATCATGCGCCGCTGGGAGCCGGAGGCGCTGCTGGACCTCATCCCCCGGGAGAAGGTGACGCTCTTCTTCGCGGTGCCCACGCAGTATCAGCAGTTGCTGGAGTCGCCGCGCTTCAAGACGACGGACTTCTCCTCCGTGCGCTTCATGACCAGCGGCGGCGCGGCGCTGCCGGTGCCGCTCATCCAGGCCTGGCAGGCGGTGCACCCGGTGCCCTTCAAGCAGGGCTTCGGGATGACGGAGTTCGGCCCGGGCCTCTTCAGCATGGGGCCGGAGTACGCGGTGTCCAAGGCGGGCTCCATTGGCCGGCCCAACTACTTCATCGCCGCGAAGCTGGTGGACGACGACGGCCGCGAAGTGCCGACGGGCGAGGTGGGCGAGCTGCTTCTCAAGGGGCCCTCCATGTGCTCCGGCTACTTCGAGGACGAGGCCGCCACGCGCGAGGCCATTGACGCGGACGGGTGGCTGCACACGGGGGATCTGGCGCGCGTGGACGCGGACGGCTTCTTCACCATCGCCGGGCGCAAGAAGGACATGTTCATCTCCGGCGGAGAGAACATCTACCCGCTGGAGCTGGAGGCCGCGCTCTACGAGCACCCGGACGTCGCCCAATGCGCCGTGGTGGGGATGCCCGACGCGAAGTGGGGCGAGGTGGGCCGCGCCTTCGTGGTGCTGAAGCCGGATGGGAAGGTTTCAGCCGAAGCACTGTTGGAGCACCTGCGCGGCCGCGTGGCGCGCTTCAAGGTGCCCAAGCGCGTGGAGCTGATGGAGCGCCTGCCCGTCTCCGCGGCCGGAAAGATTCTCAAGCGCGAGCTTCGCGAGGCGGCGGTCGCCTCGGACAGGGACAAGCCGCGTCATTGA